ACGATTAGAAGAAGATTATAAAAAGATGCAAGAATTGGTGAAAAAAAGCCCATTTATTACCTTTGAAGTCTCTGGTGACCCACCTAACAGGTATATTATTAACTATACCTGTCGAGGATTAAGGTTAGATGAGATAAGTAAACAGGTAATTATTGCTAATTTTCATCAAGTAGAAATTTATCTACCAACCGCTTATCCCAGAATAAGACCAAATTTAGAGTGGCTGACACCAATATATCATCCCAATATTGGGACAAATAATCAAGTCTGTCTTGGTGGTTGGGCACCTTCAGAAAGTCTGGATAGACTTTGTGTCCGATTAGGGGAGATGATTCAATATAAGAATTTTGATGAATATGACCCAATAAACGCCAGTGCCGCGGCCTGGGCTTTGAAAAATCACGATAAATTACCTATTGACCCACGACCATTAGAGGCGGATGAACCCCAATTAA
This genomic window from bacterium contains:
- a CDS encoding ubiquitin-conjugating enzyme E2 — protein: MGDGEISVRSDVFFTFYSLLSTSYFQETKMEYQSPRNLRLEEDYKKMQELVKKSPFITFEVSGDPPNRYIINYTCRGLRLDEISKQVIIANFHQVEIYLPTAYPRIRPNLEWLTPIYHPNIGTNNQVCLGGWAPSESLDRLCVRLGEMIQYKNFDEYDPINASAAAWALKNHDKLPIDPRPLEADEPQLKGAYEIKLS